The Drosophila nasuta strain 15112-1781.00 chromosome 2R, ASM2355853v1, whole genome shotgun sequence genome segment tgtttgggtGTGATTTATTGGTTGGGTTAGTTGAAAAGGTACGAGGCAAGGTACAAATAAACAGAAGTGCAAACATAAGTTCAGctgttaaatgtaaattgtcTTATAATGTGGCTCTAATGTGGGGTGACTAGTGAATGCATGAGGCGAGGCACAGAGATCAAATGTAGGTGACATCAACTACTTACGTTGGCCAGCTTGCGAGCCTGCATAATCTTGATGGGTTTGCCCAGCAGCATGACGGGAATGCAGCCAAGTGCGACGAGCACAAAGACAACCTGTATGAAATGCTGTCCCCAGAACATGTAGACTTCACATCCCTGTGCTGGTGTCTTTGGAGTATTGAACAACACCATGTCAATGAACGTGATGAGAATCGAAGGAGCACAAGACTCGCTATATGGCACTGCAAACAACGAAGTGAATTATAGAAAGTGTAAAGCAGTAACTTCGACAACTTACTTTTGTTGGTAGCCGCATAACGATTCCATTTGATAAACATCAACAGCACCATGTagaagaagagcagcagcaagaagacCAACTGTGGAATAAACTCGTAGATCAGCGACAAACGGTTCCGGAAGTATGTGTGATTGTGCCAGCTCATGACAACGCCAAAGATCATATGCAAAACGCCAAATATGATGGAGATCTTCATTTTGTAGGCATTTTGAAAGACGATCTTATTCGAGGTGGCGACCTGCCAAATGGGATCCATGCCAAACGGATACGGAGTGCCCTCGTAGTCGCTCGTTGCCGGACTCAACTGCAGCATCTTGTTGTTCCACACCGTCGACTTGTTGTACGATACATGCCAATGCGAACCAAATATGTTGAGCGACTTCGAGAAGATATCGTTGTAGATCAGACCCGTGTACATGGAAAAGACGCCCATCAGGAAGATGATGTAGCGACCGCCAAAGAAAATGTTCCAAATCTCATTGTCCGTCTTCTGGGCAGCCAAACCCTTTTCCTTGCGTATCATCCACAGACCAAAGAGCGCCATAATAGCACCATGACCAATGTCACCGAACatcacagcaaacaaaaacggAAACGTGATGATCGTGTAAGGAGCCGGATTCATTTCCCTGTAGCTAGCCACGCCATAGGCATCGATGAGGGCCTGAAAGGCTTTGGTGAACTTGTTGGTCCGATTGTAAGTCGGAGGATTCTCAAACGTTTGCATGCGATTGAGAATTGGTGGCACCGAGGAACCCGAACGTTCCGTACCCCGACGCAGTGCCAGCTGGATGGTCTCAATGTCCAACAAGGGCACCCAACACTCGGCAATCAGACACTTCTGGGTCACATCCAGATTGAAGAGATTCAGCGTATGATAGATGGCCTTGATTTTGCGCACCTTGACGAACCAGTTCTTCAGATTCTTGGCGGCAGCGACCAGCACACGATGACGATGATCCTGTGTCTGCCCAAGCACAGTGTTCAGATCCTCAATGCGCGTCATCACTCCCATGGCCATCTCCCGACGATCGGCTGGCGCTTCGGGGCATGGATACAGCGTGGCACGGAAGCCTTCGCAGATCTTCTTGACCCGTGTCTTAAGCTGATCTCCTTGGAAGAAGATGATGAACACCGATTTGTAGACTTGATCGCCctgcaaaagaaaagcagcTAGATAATAGGGAGTTTTATATGGATTAGTGATCCACTTACATTGGTGGGATCCTCCAATGGTGACTCAATCATGGCCTGACGCAGAAAGACGTTGCCTCGACAGGCGCGCCACAGCATTCGCTCAAAGGCCGGCAGCTTCTCACGTGAAATGACGCCAGCGACGAAGCTAAAGGGATAAACGATTAGTAGGAAAGGCACATGGCGTGGTTTTATATGCAATATCATCATGTCATATTCAATACATTCCGGTTAATTACAGCGAAAAGGAAAACTAAACTCTCAAGCACAAATACCAATATGAACGCATTATGTGGATATGGAGATTGATggaaacgacgacgacgacaaaggATTCAGGGAATTCACTTGGTTTTTTACGAGGGGAAATTTCACTTTGTTATGCGGCGAGAGCGAAGCTAATGGAGATGACGAcactatatacaatatacagttttgctttgttttttgttgttgtttttaatgagGGCGCACATCGTGTTGCATGaggtatttttataatttgttttgatttttccTACTCTAATTTGGAATTTTGGTGTGGGATACCAACCATGGCAGATAATCCTCACGTTCATTCGATTTTTCCATAAAACTATAACAATTTTCGATatcggttttgttttgtattgtgcaacaattgtttgttgattgtgtgtattgtttttgtttcgtatTTGGGGGAAGAAAGGAACAGAACAAAGAAGTTTGTATTTAGGAgttattttttcttgttttttcgGAAGAATTTTGCACAGAAAATTATTGCTTCAAATTGGGTGGTAAAAGAAAAGTTCTCCCAAATTGACCCGAGTTGATATTGTGGACATCCTGGCCAGGCGACATGATTTAAGTAGCATCTCGATGTGgattttgattatattttcattatattgtATGTAGTTCGATTGGGTTGTTGGGGATTTTTTGCATTAGGCGCGCGTCAGCTTCTTTggttagttttattattattcatttttttcttttttgcggCGTTAAGCAATAATTTAATGTTGCATAAAAATAACGTAATGAGTACGTAGTTATAGTAGAACTTATGTAGTATGTACACTGTTCGATACATACCCGAGTTGAACGGGACCCATGGAAGCACCGGTGGCGCGCACCTCATCCGTGATGAGAGCTCGCGTCATCGACTCGGTTGTGTGGTTCAAGCCGCCTTCCTGCTAAAAATTGTTGGAAAATTgctttgttgatgttgttttcGGTATTTTATGGTTGTGGCACACTTTTGTTATCTCTATGATTAAGTTAGTAAAGCTTTCCGCCTCCAagatatttgtattttgatttaGATGTGGAGaacacaaattgcaaatgtgtGAGAGGAACTTAGTGGAGAATGATTTATGAACCAACACCTGAGTAACCTTTGACCTTATGCTTACACTAATTATCATACAATATCagacgcacactcacacagaaatagagagatatagatatagttaCAACATAGAGAAATAGGACAGTTTTATAGCCATGAAGAatgagagcaagagagagcgagcgagcgagtcgggtttgtattaaattttgttgttgttgattgagTTTTTATCATTTTGTACAGcgttgtagtattttttttttggatattGCGCTGAGGTTGAGTTtagttttccattttgttgtaGATTTTTGTGGTTTGTTTGAGAGAGTGGTTGGTTACAGATCAATATTTACCCAAGCTTCAAATTTTGGCCCGGCTGGCTGGCGCGAACGCCCTCCTCGCCCAACAGCTGCGCTTGCTCATCCTCGTTCTGGTTGTCGGCCATCTGCAGATAGCGTCGATATTTGTTTGATGAATGGGACGTGCTCGATTTGTAAACACCTGGCACCGACTTTCGGGACAATCGGGTCGTATTGTGTGTGCGGatggcatttaaatgttgtggGGACATTTGGTTGGGGGtcggttttgttgttgtcgtgtgttttgtgcatttttagCAATCgatgttttgtatttttttgtttttggggagtttttttttgttttggatttTGGTTTGTGTGATTTGATTGATATGGAAAATAAAAcgtaaaaacaaataataatatagcgaaacaaaataaccaaaaaattcattaaatacatACTTAAATAGACTAAACAATAGCTAACTATGTACAAACATAAATCAATTggaaaatagaatagaaatgaAGTTTCAAGGAAGAAAATTTGTACAATTGCCAGGAGATAGCATAAAGATGACAACAAATATGCATCTggttaatatatgtatatatataatataaatagaatatacTTCACGTCTGAGGATTGGAAAAATTGgtgaaattaaaaaccaaagcTGGAGTTGGTGCTTGTCTTTGTGTTGGGTTAGGTTTGGTTTGATAGACTCGGTATTTGGTTAGcaagtttttgtttgtgtgccaTATGTTAATtggaaattgaataatttatagtATGTAGAGAATGGCACCGCAGaacaccttttttttttttgttagctttCGGTGTCGACGCCCTATAATATTATGTAGATAGCCGTTAGCCAATAAACCGCATGCATACC includes the following:
- the LOC132784690 gene encoding V-type proton ATPase 116 kDa subunit a 1 isoform X1, translated to MGSLFRSEEMALCQLFLQSEAAYACVSELGELGLVQFRDLNPDVNAFQRKFVNEVRRCDEMERKLRYLEKEIKKDGIPMLDTGESPEAPQPREMIDLEATFEKLENELREVNQNAEALKRNFLELTELKHILRKTQVFFDESVPGVYKSSTSHSSNKYRRYLQMADNQNEDEQAQLLGEEGVRASQPGQNLKLGFVAGVISREKLPAFERMLWRACRGNVFLRQAMIESPLEDPTNGDQVYKSVFIIFFQGDQLKTRVKKICEGFRATLYPCPEAPADRREMAMGVMTRIEDLNTVLGQTQDHRHRVLVAAAKNLKNWFVKVRKIKAIYHTLNLFNLDVTQKCLIAECWVPLLDIETIQLALRRGTERSGSSVPPILNRMQTFENPPTYNRTNKFTKAFQALIDAYGVASYREMNPAPYTIITFPFLFAVMFGDIGHGAIMALFGLWMIRKEKGLAAQKTDNEIWNIFFGGRYIIFLMGVFSMYTGLIYNDIFSKSLNIFGSHWHVSYNKSTVWNNKMLQLSPATSDYEGTPYPFGMDPIWQVATSNKIVFQNAYKMKISIIFGVLHMIFGVVMSWHNHTYFRNRLSLIYEFIPQLVFLLLLFFYMVLLMFIKWNRYAATNKMPYSESCAPSILITFIDMVLFNTPKTPAQGCEVYMFWGQHFIQVVFVLVALGCIPVMLLGKPIKIMQARKLANVQPITGADAEVGGMSNGVGGGGHGGAGHHDEEEMSEIFIHQGIHTIEYVLGSVSHTASYLRLWALSLAHAQLAEVLWTMVLSIGLNKEGWYGGVFVTVVFAFWAILTVGILVLMEGLSAFLHTLRLHWVEFQSKFYLGQGYAFQPFSFDSIIENGGSASGDAE
- the LOC132784690 gene encoding V-type proton ATPase 116 kDa subunit a 1 isoform X6; translation: MGSLFRSEEMALCQLFLQSEAAYACVSELGELGLVQFRDLNPDVNAFQRKFVNEVRRCDEMERKLRYLEKEIKKDGIPMLDTGESPEAPQPREMIDLEATFEKLENELREVNQNAEALKRNFLELTELKHILRKTQVFFDEMADNQNEDEQAQLLGEEGVRASQPGQNLKLGFVAGVISREKLPAFERMLWRACRGNVFLRQAMIESPLEDPTNGDQVYKSVFIIFFQGDQLKTRVKKICEGFRATLYPCPEAPADRREMAMGVMTRIEDLNTVLGQTQDHRHRVLVAAAKNLKNWFVKVRKIKAIYHTLNLFNLDVTQKCLIAECWVPLLDIETIQLALRRGTERSGSSVPPILNRMQTFENPPTYNRTNKFTKAFQALIDAYGVASYREMNPAPYTIITFPFLFAVMFGDIGHGAIMALFGLWMIRKEKGLAAQKTDNEIWNIFFGGRYIIFLMGVFSMYTGLIYNDIFSKSLNIFGSHWHVSYNKSTVWNNKMLQLSPATSDYEGTPYPFGMDPIWQVATSNKIVFQNAYKMKISIIFGVLHMIFGVVMSWHNHTYFRNRLSLIYEFIPQLVFLLLLFFYMVLLMFIKWNRYAATNKMPYSESCAPSILITFIDMVLFNTPKTPAQGCEVYMFWGQHFIQVVFVLVALGCIPVMLLGKPIKIMQARKLANVQPITGADAEVGGMSNGVGGGGHGGAGHHDEEEMSEIFIHQGIHTIEYVLGSVSHTASYLRLWALSLAHAQLAEVLWTMVLSIGLNKEGWYGGVFVTVVFAFWAILTVGILVLMEGLSAFLHTLRLHWVEFQSKFYLGQGYAFQPFSFDSIIENGGSASGDAE
- the LOC132784690 gene encoding V-type proton ATPase 116 kDa subunit a 1 isoform X3; this translates as MGSLFRSEEMALCQLFLQSEAAYACVSELGELGLVQFRDLNPDVNAFQRKFVNEVRRCDEMERKLRYLEKEIKKDGIPMLDTGESPEAPQPREMIDLEATFEKLENELREVNQNAEALKRNFLELTELKHILRKTQVFFDEEGGLNHTTESMTRALITDEVRATGASMGPVQLGFMEKSNEREDYLPCFVAGVISREKLPAFERMLWRACRGNVFLRQAMIESPLEDPTNGDQVYKSVFIIFFQGDQLKTRVKKICEGFRATLYPCPEAPADRREMAMGVMTRIEDLNTVLGQTQDHRHRVLVAAAKNLKNWFVKVRKIKAIYHTLNLFNLDVTQKCLIAECWVPLLDIETIQLALRRGTERSGSSVPPILNRMQTFENPPTYNRTNKFTKAFQALIDAYGVASYREMNPAPYTIITFPFLFAVMFGDIGHGAIMALFGLWMIRKEKGLAAQKTDNEIWNIFFGGRYIIFLMGVFSMYTGLIYNDIFSKSLNIFGSHWHVSYNKSTVWNNKMLQLSPATSDYEGTPYPFGMDPIWQVATSNKIVFQNAYKMKISIIFGVLHMIFGVVMSWHNHTYFRNRLSLIYEFIPQLVFLLLLFFYMVLLMFIKWNRYAATNKMPYSESCAPSILITFIDMVLFNTPKTPAQGCEVYMFWGQHFIQVVFVLVALGCIPVMLLGKPIKIMQARKLANVQPITGADAEVGGMSNGVGGGGHGGAGHHDEEEMSEIFIHQGIHTIEYVLGSVSHTASYLRLWALSLAHAQLAEVLWTMVLSIGLNKEGWYGGVFVTVVFAFWAILTVGILVLMEGLSAFLHTLRLHWVEFQSKFYLGQGYAFQPFSFDSIIENGGSASGDAE
- the LOC132784690 gene encoding V-type proton ATPase 116 kDa subunit a 1 isoform X2, with product MGSLFRSEEMALCQLFLQSEAAYACVSELGELGLVQFRDLNPDVNAFQRKFVNEVRRCDEMERKLRYLEKEIKKDGIPMLDTGESPEAPQPREMIDLEATFEKLENELREVNQNAEALKRNFLELTELKHILRKTQVFFDEQEGGLNHTTESMTRALITDEVRATGASMGPVQLGFMEKSNEREDYLPCFVAGVISREKLPAFERMLWRACRGNVFLRQAMIESPLEDPTNGDQVYKSVFIIFFQGDQLKTRVKKICEGFRATLYPCPEAPADRREMAMGVMTRIEDLNTVLGQTQDHRHRVLVAAAKNLKNWFVKVRKIKAIYHTLNLFNLDVTQKCLIAECWVPLLDIETIQLALRRGTERSGSSVPPILNRMQTFENPPTYNRTNKFTKAFQALIDAYGVASYREMNPAPYTIITFPFLFAVMFGDIGHGAIMALFGLWMIRKEKGLAAQKTDNEIWNIFFGGRYIIFLMGVFSMYTGLIYNDIFSKSLNIFGSHWHVSYNKSTVWNNKMLQLSPATSDYEGTPYPFGMDPIWQVATSNKIVFQNAYKMKISIIFGVLHMIFGVVMSWHNHTYFRNRLSLIYEFIPQLVFLLLLFFYMVLLMFIKWNRYAATNKMPYSESCAPSILITFIDMVLFNTPKTPAQGCEVYMFWGQHFIQVVFVLVALGCIPVMLLGKPIKIMQARKLANVQPITGADAEVGGMSNGVGGGGHGGAGHHDEEEMSEIFIHQGIHTIEYVLGSVSHTASYLRLWALSLAHAQLAEVLWTMVLSIGLNKEGWYGGVFVTVVFAFWAILTVGILVLMEGLSAFLHTLRLHWVEFQSKFYLGQGYAFQPFSFDSIIENGGSASGDAE
- the LOC132784690 gene encoding V-type proton ATPase 116 kDa subunit a 1 isoform X5, whose product is MGSLFRSEEMALCQLFLQSEAAYACVSELGELGLVQFRDLNPDVNAFQRKFVNEVRRCDEMERKLRYLEKEIKKDGIPMLDTGESPEAPQPREMIDLEATFEKLENELREVNQNAEALKRNFLELTELKHILRKTQVFFDEEGGLNHTTESMTRALITDEVRATGASMGPVQLGFVAGVISREKLPAFERMLWRACRGNVFLRQAMIESPLEDPTNGDQVYKSVFIIFFQGDQLKTRVKKICEGFRATLYPCPEAPADRREMAMGVMTRIEDLNTVLGQTQDHRHRVLVAAAKNLKNWFVKVRKIKAIYHTLNLFNLDVTQKCLIAECWVPLLDIETIQLALRRGTERSGSSVPPILNRMQTFENPPTYNRTNKFTKAFQALIDAYGVASYREMNPAPYTIITFPFLFAVMFGDIGHGAIMALFGLWMIRKEKGLAAQKTDNEIWNIFFGGRYIIFLMGVFSMYTGLIYNDIFSKSLNIFGSHWHVSYNKSTVWNNKMLQLSPATSDYEGTPYPFGMDPIWQVATSNKIVFQNAYKMKISIIFGVLHMIFGVVMSWHNHTYFRNRLSLIYEFIPQLVFLLLLFFYMVLLMFIKWNRYAATNKMPYSESCAPSILITFIDMVLFNTPKTPAQGCEVYMFWGQHFIQVVFVLVALGCIPVMLLGKPIKIMQARKLANVQPITGADAEVGGMSNGVGGGGHGGAGHHDEEEMSEIFIHQGIHTIEYVLGSVSHTASYLRLWALSLAHAQLAEVLWTMVLSIGLNKEGWYGGVFVTVVFAFWAILTVGILVLMEGLSAFLHTLRLHWVEFQSKFYLGQGYAFQPFSFDSIIENGGSASGDAE
- the LOC132784690 gene encoding V-type proton ATPase 116 kDa subunit a 1 isoform X4, with amino-acid sequence MGSLFRSEEMALCQLFLQSEAAYACVSELGELGLVQFRDLNPDVNAFQRKFVNEVRRCDEMERKLRYLEKEIKKDGIPMLDTGESPEAPQPREMIDLEATFEKLENELREVNQNAEALKRNFLELTELKHILRKTQVFFDEQEGGLNHTTESMTRALITDEVRATGASMGPVQLGFVAGVISREKLPAFERMLWRACRGNVFLRQAMIESPLEDPTNGDQVYKSVFIIFFQGDQLKTRVKKICEGFRATLYPCPEAPADRREMAMGVMTRIEDLNTVLGQTQDHRHRVLVAAAKNLKNWFVKVRKIKAIYHTLNLFNLDVTQKCLIAECWVPLLDIETIQLALRRGTERSGSSVPPILNRMQTFENPPTYNRTNKFTKAFQALIDAYGVASYREMNPAPYTIITFPFLFAVMFGDIGHGAIMALFGLWMIRKEKGLAAQKTDNEIWNIFFGGRYIIFLMGVFSMYTGLIYNDIFSKSLNIFGSHWHVSYNKSTVWNNKMLQLSPATSDYEGTPYPFGMDPIWQVATSNKIVFQNAYKMKISIIFGVLHMIFGVVMSWHNHTYFRNRLSLIYEFIPQLVFLLLLFFYMVLLMFIKWNRYAATNKMPYSESCAPSILITFIDMVLFNTPKTPAQGCEVYMFWGQHFIQVVFVLVALGCIPVMLLGKPIKIMQARKLANVQPITGADAEVGGMSNGVGGGGHGGAGHHDEEEMSEIFIHQGIHTIEYVLGSVSHTASYLRLWALSLAHAQLAEVLWTMVLSIGLNKEGWYGGVFVTVVFAFWAILTVGILVLMEGLSAFLHTLRLHWVEFQSKFYLGQGYAFQPFSFDSIIENGGSASGDAE